From the Hordeum vulgare subsp. vulgare chromosome 1H, MorexV3_pseudomolecules_assembly, whole genome shotgun sequence genome, the window TGGACGTGCTTTCTTCCTGGCATCGTTGCATGTGTGGCTTTCCGGTGAAAACGATTCACGACGGCCCACTTGGTTTTCTTGTTCGTTTATGTGGCTCTGAGGGAGTGATCATGTGTGGTTTCAGCTCGAGACGTACGTGTTCGAGCGAAAGGAATGCAGCACCTAACCTAAGGAATTGTTAATTGGATGATGAAGATATCAACATCGATCCTAGCACAGTTAGAGAAGGGGTAGGTGCGCCTTCTCTATTGGCAAAtcgttttttgttttttggtcAGCTTTTGTTTATGCCGTTCAAATCTATCGGCGTGGCCTGTAAAGGCGATCGCCGCCCATGGAGACAAAATGAATATTCTGTTGCAACTGAAAAACATCCTTCACCAAACACCAAATGAATATTTTGGTGAGGACTCAACCAAAAAATGCATTTCCATGATATGCTAGCACATTGAGTTGCACATTCTAAATGCAGGCCCAGATGGAGCAGATATCCTATGCACATACGGCTACAGGATGTGCAGGATGAATATTCTTTTACGTTGGGTGTATCCAGGACTACAGGTGGTAAGTACTAGCAGTAAGACAAACCATTCCCCTGTGTAAATCTAGAAGGCTGCATGTTCAAGCAATTTAACTACTCGAATCATTCACTGcgttaacaacaaaatgacaacaCCTTGAGGTTCAAAAAATTAAGTGGTTTAAAGATCTATtttaacaaaagaaaaaaaaaaggagtggCATAGACTAAGAGCCATACCTATTTTGATTTAGCTTGACACCGAACGGAAGCTGGTTCCAGCCATACATATTATGAACACTCCTAGGGTAGTCAGTCTTTCAACAGCAAGAGTGAAACATTCTTCAGCCTGCAACAACACAAAGCACCTTCaccagaaaaaaaggaaaacagcACAGAGCACCCTTATCAGCAAAAAAACACAGAGCACATTGCCACTTAGGAAAGGAACCAGATGGTgtacatcctcaacttctctgcTAGGACAGCAATTGACAGATCATAGTAGGTCACTACAATATGTCTGACAATGCGATATCCAGACTCCAGGAAAGTTATGTTCACTTAGAATATAATCCAAAACATTCCTCATACCAAAGTTATGTCTGGCAGAAATTTGTACTACAGGAGCGCCTGAAGAACCACCCGCCACACCTTCCAGTAGGACCTCGATGATATGCACAAAATAACAAAACAAGTTTGGAAGAGTTGCCGAAATTTCCTTAAGTTTTTTCCTCCTATGATTTACTATAGACGTATGTAACCTCTACTCAAAGCAAACTTTAAAGGTTTGAGCAATTACTCGCACAGCAGCAGCGGCAGGATGAGATGCCGAGCTCAAGACAACATATTCTTTGCTATACCGTACACCACGCACAGCATAGCAGCAACTGCCAGGAGCTTTTTGGATGCAAGAATTCTGAGATTTATCCTAATCTTGTGCGTCCTCATGAACTGCAGGATCCATTGTGCCGCCACAGTGAgcaatgtaaagacaccaacaagCACAATTCTGGCAGCATCCTTTGGGCCTCCAACTCTGCTTGGTTCATTTTGATCGATCTTGATGGTTGGGCCTGTCGGGGCAGCATCTGCATCAGCATGTACAAGTCGAAGGGTTTCATTAAGCCAAGCTGAAAAACATATCAGCGGCCTTGCAAGCCAGACCACTTCAGTGTCTGAGATAGGCCTCAACATCCAGTCACCGCTGTATATCATATCAGCCAGTTTGTTTTTCCCTGGACTTGGATGCTTAGGTACGAATAGATCACCACGTCCACGATGCTGCTTGTGTTCTCCCTCTGGAAGATTCTTCGCCTGGAAGCTTTCCACATGCTTGTAGAATACCTTTCTCATATCAGATTTGATTACATCTAAAGTATGGCGAGTTCGCATAGCATCACCTGGTAAACGTTGAATTTCAGTCTCAGCCCGTAGCAACAGTAACTGGACAAATTGGAAAATAACAGTAAGTTAGTATTCAGAGAAATGTGTAATGACAGGGGCAGAATTAAGGAGAAAAAAGAAGCAGAATTAATAATCAACCATAGACTAACAGATCCAGTTATGTTATTTGCCAAATCAATAGGGGATCGCTAACAATCTTTTGTTCAACATGTGGAGAGTTTTCAGCTTCGAAAACTGCTTATGGTTATAGAAACAGACATTGGTGTAAGCATAATTATAGACTACTATTCTATTCATTATAATTGCATAATAATATATGCACCTGAAGCAAGTTGTAGGCCCCATCATCATCAAAACTGAAAAGCCTTAGGTTAGAGTTCTTCGCCATATGCAAGAAAGACCCATCAGTGCTATGTTTAGACAACCCATCCTCCCAGTCCTAAACCATACAGGAATATCAAAGTTTGATTAGAAACACTTCTCAGCATTATTAGTGTCATTGTACTTCTGCAGATTTATATAAAATCCAGTACCAGAGTGCACTCCAAAAATAGGTGCTTGCATTGCAAAGGAAACAGTTAATGATAATCTCATGTATCCAACTTCCTACCTGTAGCTGCTCACGGATAGTTGACACATACTTGAGCACATGATCCAAACAACATGACTGGGGATCAGAAACTCTAGAATGATAAGCAGCATCAACTTTGTAGATAAGCCCCAATAATTCCGAGGAACCCAAAACTTCCAATACCTGAACAATCCAAACAGCAGCAAGACAGCAAATGGCCATTAGTTCAACAAATATCAAGTACTGAAAGGCTTACTTTTGTTGAATTTGCTGTCATGATTTGAATAAACTTTGGATTAACACATTAAGCAAAATTCAGAACTGTCCGGATAATAGTCGCATATGCATGATGTCTAACAAATGCAAGATTACACTGATATGATTCCATTGTGCAGAAGGTGGGCATACTTCTGGAAATATGACCCAATAAGTGTGTACTAACCTTTGATACCATTTGCAGCACTGAAACGACATCAGAATGAATAAACTTATGAGCAAACCCCAAGAAATGGACTACCAGTGAACTATAGAACAAATAGTTGGACAGCACGAACCCCTGCCATGCTGGAGAGTACCCTACATCACACCTTTGCATCTTTCCATCAGTAACGCAATTCACATTTCGTCCGCCAGGAGGTGGCAGATCGTACTCATTCAGACCACCTTGCTGAACCTTCCATGGTTCCATATAGACCACCCAAGCAGAAAAGACCTGAGCAATGTTCTTGATATCTGCATCCCTGGAGCAGAACATGAACGTCCTTAGCACAAACCGATACAATGGTCTCTGCATCAATGGATTCCAGTAGCTAGCGGGACTGTCACACGACTCCTTCCTTGAGAGCATTCCATCAAACACATTGCATGTGTCAGCGAGTTTGCAGACACTGCTCCTGGTCAAATACATCACCAACAGCTTCACTGCATCTCCAAGTCCTGGAGCTGGCAGTCTCTCAGACAGTGTAGGATTTGCGCGAGACAGAAGTGACAGTAAAGGCAACCCATAGGAACGGCAAGTCCGAACAGGCAGCGGCGAGAAATCGTCCCCAACAAGCCAGAACTGTACGAGTGTGTGCACGAAGAACTCGGCTCGTCTGAAGGATCCAGCAGCGTCTACACCATCTCTGGCATCCCGATGCAGCAATGTACCGAAACCAGCACGTGGCGGGGCGCAGTCCCTGGGCACGAACTCCTTAAGGTAGGCGTACAGAAGCTTCAGGTATAGCGATCTATCGGGCTTCCGATCGGGATTGCGGCCGGTCGTGGATGTGAGGGTGGACACCCAACTCTCGAGGAGAACGCGTGGCTTAAGCGAGGGTTTCGAAGTGGAGGTCGATCCTTTCGAGGCGCGGGCGGCTGCCTTGGCCGTGGCGGCGGAGATGGGGTAGTACGCGAACCAGAAAAGGTAGTACTCGAACACCGAGAGATGaagcttggagccgacgcggcccgCGAGGAGCGGCGAGATCACCTTATCGGAGGAGGCCGCGGTGGACGACAGCGCGAAACCGAGCCAATCGGGGAGCCGCTCGCGAGGGAACGTGAAGCGAGCGAGGGAGTGGCGATCCGCGGCGGAGATGGCGACGAGGAGCGGCCCGGAGGGGGAGAGGAGCGACGCGATGAGGTTGGCGAGGGCGGCGTCGCCAGCGGCGAGGTCGAGGAAGCACGGCGAGGCGGGGGAGCTGGAGACGAACAGGCGGAAGAGGAGCGCCGGGAGCGCGTCGGCGAAGAAGGCGCGCGGCTGGTTGGCGCCGGAGCGGTGGCGGCGGAGGAAGTCCGCGACGGACGAGACGGCCGCCGCCGCGGCCCGCGGCGTGGACGCGGCGAGGACGGCCGCCGCGAGCCCGGCCGCGGAGCCGGTCGCCGGCGGCATATCACCGCCGCGCGGAGGGAGGGCGCGCGGTAGGGTTTTTGGTGGGGAATTTTGGCGAGGCGCGTTGGGGAGGACGAGAGGATTTGAAACGGGGACCGGAACTGGAATGGAGCTTTCGAAGATTTCGCAAATGGCGCCCTGCGAAAAGCGTTTCCTCCACGCTCTCTCCCCTCGCCCCGACTTTTTTGCGTCAGGGTGAACTATAGATTACCTCGCTGACCGGTGGGTCCATAAAGAGCACGGCGTCTGCCTGTTGGTGGGTATGGTTGCGTGTCAAGGTCCTGGGTCGAGAAATGCATTGATGATGTGGCTCGGTGTTGGGTTTGTGGGACGGCAACGGCAAGCTGTGTGTTGGCTTGAAAAGGACGCTGTGGACAAATTCGGCTGGGCTCCTGGCCAAGCTCGGCTTAATATTTTTTTGGCCGGCCcagttttgtttctttttttcctgTTACCTTTTTTCTtctctgttttttctttttttggttcgttttttatttcctttttccttttcttttttaattGAAGCAAATACATTTTTCGAATTTaaagaacaattttttaaatcatgaaaaaaaatcttgagatcaaattttgaaaaggagaacaattttaaaaaaccACGACAAAATTTGAAAGGACGAACAAATTTTAAAGCACAATCATTTTTTGGATTttgagaacaatttttgaaaccgagaacacatttttaaagcacggacattttttgaatcttgagaacaaaattttgaaaagtgACAAAATTTGGAAGTGCGGACAATTTTTCAACCACGAACATTTTctcaatcttgagaacaaaattatgaaaatgtgaacaattttgaaaaaacccaaaaaaattgAAAGCACAACAAATTTCTAAagaacgaacattttttgaatttggagAAAAAATTTGAAAccaagaacaattttaaaaaaacgtgaacaaatttggaagcgcaaacaattttttaaagcacgaacattttttggatCTTTAGAATAAAAttatgaaaaggagaacaattttgaaaaacctcgaacaaatttgaaagcgcaaaaaaaaattaagcacaaacattttttgaattttgaaaacaaattttgaaactgagaACTATTTAAAAAACcataaacaaatttggaagcgcaaacaattttttaaagcacgaacatttttgaatcttgagaacaaattttgaaactgagaacaaatttgaaaaaccccaaacaaatttggaagcgcgaataaatttttaaagcacgaacattttttgaattttaagaGCAAATTTTGAAATCAAGAACAATATTGAAAAATCCTAAACAAATTTGGAagatgaacaattttttaaagcacggaaaaaatttgaatcttaagaatttttttgaaactgagaacaaatttgaatcttaagaacaaattttgaaaccaagaacatttttggaaaatacagaataattttttaaaattgagagcattttttgaaaatcaagaacattctttgaaacagaaacaggaaagaaaaaagaaacaaaaaaacaaaaatgaaaatgaaaaaggaaaaaccCGGCTCGGGGAACCTTCTAGAAATTATCCAAAACCTCGCACTGTAACCCCTGCTAACGAGCTAGCCCATTTGTGCGAAGCCCGTCTCCCGCTATGTGCGAAGCCCTGACACGGCTTCGCATAGAGCAGCGAATAGGGTTTTCCGCTTGAGTTGAATCGGGCTAGGAATTGATTTTCCGAAATGGATTAGGCTAGGGATTTGTAATATCGCCGAACCAGCATCTTCTCCCACTGAAATGCACATCATCAAAAATCTGAAATAAATACAAAAAGATGCGAGCATCGATACTTTTCAGAGATGATAAATCTCGAACTTCTGGAGTTTAAGAATGGCAACTTCAGTTCATGGTAGGTTGGCAAACGTGGCAATTTTCTAGAAAAAAACAAACTGAGACAAAGTTGCCATGTTTTAACAACTAAAGTTGCTACCTTGCGTCAACTAAAGTTGCCATAAAAAACGTTTGAGATGACTTGATTAAAATCCAAATGTTCGAGATTTATTAGGGTCTGTATACTTTTAGTCTATACATTTGAATAGTAATAACGtagattttattttcctttttgctCGTAGTAGGTGGCGATAACCTTATGTTTCTCGTCCCGCGAAACGTGTTTGTCGATCACTTGTGATGGAGGGGGGTTTGTCTTTGATTCAAAAAAAAGCGTAGTGGgtgttatttttttttcttcttttctaaaATATGCACGAGTGTGCGTATCATCCGATAAAGAAGAGGAGGGGTGCTATTATGATGCAAGAAGAAAAAGTTAGAGGAAAAGGGCTCACTACCCCCGCTCCATTGTATTGACAATGAAACCAAAAATCTGGTACACAAGATttagtaatacaagatcatggagTAAAACAACAAACACGTTGCCTCAAGCAAGATACAAAAGAGACTCGGGATCATATTTTACTATGAGTGGTTTGGCATCATATTTTACAAAAGATGTTTATTTTCAAAGTTAAGAAGTATTTAATATGATTTGAAGGAAAAGAATACCCAATCATGAGAATTCTTCCGAAAAAGTTGAGTCTCATTTGAGAACTACGATCTTTAGCTTTAGAACTCAATCAATTTCTTGTGAAGATATGAGTCCCTAGCCTGGTCCAGCTCAAACATCGGGTTCAATATTGATATCCCTATACTTGGGTTACGGTCACGGCCTATAAACAGGGGCTGCCTCGAGTCTTACCTATATCTAGGCATGAGCAGCCTGACCTCGTGACCCGACCCAAAAATCACGGTCGGGTCGGACGGGGCTTGCACCTTGGATGGAGCTCGGGCCTCATTTTTTAAAGGATAAAATGAGCCTTGCATTTCATTTATGTAGGAATACAATCGGAGCTCATTTTACTACACAACACCATTTATGGGCCGGGCTCGAATGTTCGGATGTCATGCAATACATTAAAGTTAATTCCAATCGGATGTTCACATTCTATGATACAGTTGCATCGATTCACCATTTGAATGTCACAAGGAAACTTAGAGTTGGTATGCATGTTCGTTGAAATTCAAGTTATGTAATGCTTGAGAATTTTATGTACTTCAAATAAGCCTTTGTATGGTTTGCTGGACGAGATAGCATATTCAAATCACATTTCTTACCAACCCCTAATGAATGAGATAAGCTAACTACCATGCCTAGTTTCTCAAAGACTTTCCATGATGTGACAAAGGTTTTTTCTGGCAAAATATCCTACTTTTAATCTGTACTTCAAGTGTGTTTTTATGGTGCATACACGCATATTGGAGGTTCATGTTGTTGAAAAAATGTCCATGGCTCTAATGTTGGCTGATAAGAAAGAGAAGGTTGGTAAATATTGGGCTGATTATAGTCTGTTTTGAtcatgtgttgttgttcttgatcccATCTATAAGTTGGGGGCTATTAGTTAGTGCTACCACAAACTCTATGACCCCATTGAAACCAAACGTCAAGTTGAAAATGTTAAAAATAATATGATCAATCTCTTCAATGGGTATAGAGGGTTTGTTGTTAGTAAACCTTCTTACGATGGGGCTAGTCCTAGCACTAGTGGAGGTGGGGCTGATATGTTCAACTATCACACGTCTTTCATTAGCCGAACACACAAAGAAAAGACGCAATTGAAGTTATATTTGGAGAAAGCACCTATGCGGTTGAATGAGGAATTGGACGTGGTAATTGTGAACTTATAAGTCCTat encodes:
- the LOC123439525 gene encoding uncharacterized protein LOC123439525, which encodes MPPATGSAAGLAAAVLAASTPRAAAAAVSSVADFLRRHRSGANQPRAFFADALPALLFRLFVSSSPASPCFLDLAAGDAALANLIASLLSPSGPLLVAISAADRHSLARFTFPRERLPDWLGFALSSTAASSDKVISPLLAGRVGSKLHLSVFEYYLFWFAYYPISAATAKAAARASKGSTSTSKPSLKPRVLLESWVSTLTSTTGRNPDRKPDRSLYLKLLYAYLKEFVPRDCAPPRAGFGTLLHRDARDGVDAAGSFRRAEFFVHTLVQFWLVGDDFSPLPVRTCRSYGLPLLSLLSRANPTLSERLPAPGLGDAVKLLVMYLTRSSVCKLADTCNVFDGMLSRKESCDSPASYWNPLMQRPLYRFVLRTFMFCSRDADIKNIAQVFSAWVVYMEPWKVQQGGLNEYDLPPPGGRNVNCVTDGKMQRCDVGYSPAWQGFVLSNYLFYSSLVVHFLGFAHKFIHSDVVSVLQMVSKVLEVLGSSELLGLIYKVDAAYHSRVSDPQSCCLDHVLKYVSTIREQLQDWEDGLSKHSTDGSFLHMAKNSNLRLFSFDDDGAYNLLQLLLLRAETEIQRLPGDAMRTRHTLDVIKSDMRKVFYKHVESFQAKNLPEGEHKQHRGRGDLFVPKHPSPGKNKLADMIYSGDWMLRPISDTEVVWLARPLICFSAWLNETLRLVHADADAAPTGPTIKIDQNEPSRVGGPKDAARIVLVGVFTLLTVAAQWILQFMRTHKIRINLRILASKKLLAVAAMLCVVYGIAKNMLS